One window of Camelus dromedarius isolate mCamDro1 chromosome 18, mCamDro1.pat, whole genome shotgun sequence genomic DNA carries:
- the MMP9 gene encoding matrix metalloproteinase-9 — MSPWQTLVLVLLVLRCCSAAPRPRQPTFVVFPGDQQTNLTDRQLAEEYLYRYGYTHVAEMNEDEDSLRRALQRLQRRLALPETGELDTTTLNAIRAPRCGVPDVGKFLTFEGDLKWHHQNITYWIQNYSEDLPRDVIDDAFARAFALWSAVTPLTFTRVYGREADIVIQFGVREHGDGYPFDGKDGLLAHAFPPGGGIQGDAHFDDEELWSLGKGVVVPTYFGNANGTACHFPFTFEGRSYSACTTDGRSDDMLWCSTTADYDTDRKFGFCPSERLHTRDGNADGKPCVFPFTFEGRSYSACTTDGRSDGYRWCATTANYDQDKLYGFCPTRADSTVTGGNSAGELCVFPFTFLGKEYSTCTREGRNDGHLWCATTSNFDRDKKWGFCPDQGYSLFLVAAHEFGHALGLDHSSVPEALMYPMYSYTEENPLHEDDVRGIQYLYGSRPKPEPRPPTTTTAEPQPTAPPTVCVTGPPTTRPSEGPTAGPTGPPSAGPTGPPTAGPSAAPTAPLDPAEDVCKVEIFDAIAEIGNRLHFFKDGRYWRLSERGGRWVQGPFLIKNTWPALPRKLDSAFEEPLTKKIFFFSGRKVWVYTGESVLGPRRLDKLGLGPEVPQVTGALPRAEGKVLLFSRQNFWRFDVKTQKVDPRSATPVDQMFSGVPLNTHDIFQYQEKAYFCQDRFYWRVSSRNEVNQVDYVGYVSFDLLQCPED, encoded by the exons ATGAGCCCCTGGCAGACCTTGGTTCTGGTGCTCCTGGTGCTGCGCTGCTGCTCTGCCGCCCCCAGACCACGCCAGCCCACCTTTGTGGTCTTCCCAGGAGACCAGCAAACCAATCTCACCGACAGGCAGCTGGCAGAG GAATATCTATACCGCTATGGCTACACTCACGTGGCAGAAATGAATGAGGACGAGGACTCCTTGCGACGGGCACTGCAACGTCTCCAGCGGCGCCTGGCCCTGCCAGAGACTGGCGAACTGGACACCACCACCCTGAATGCCATTCGTGCCCCGCGCTGTGGCGTCCCAGACGTGGGCAAATTTCTGACCTTTGAGGGTGACCTCAAGTGGCACCACCAAAACATCACCTACTG GATCCAAAACTACTCGGAAGACTTGCCCCGCGATGTGATCGACGACGCCTTTGCCCGTGCCTTCGCGCTCTGGAGCGCCGTGACGCCGCTCACCTTTACTCGCGTGTACGGCCGCGAAGCTGACATCGTCATCCAGTTTGGTGTTAGGG AACACGGAGATGGGTATCCCTTCGATGGTAAGGACGGGCTCCTGGCACACGCCTTTCCTCCTGGAGGGGGCATTCAGGGAGACGCCCACTTCGATGATGAAGAGTTGTGGTCCCTGGGCAAGGGCGTCG TGGTTCCGACCTACTTCGGAAACGCAAATGGCACCGCCTGCCACTTCCCCTTCACCTTCGAAGGCCGCTCCTACTCGGCCTGCACTACGGACGGCCGCTCCGACGACATGCTCTGGTGCAGCACCACGGCCGACTATGACACAGACCGCAAGTTCGGTTTCTGCCCCAGCGAGA GACTCCACACCCGGGACGGCAATGCCGACGGCAAGCCCTGCGTGTTTCCGTTCACTTTCGAGGGCCGCTCCTACTCTGCCTGCACCACCGACGGTCGCTCGGACGGCTACCGCTGGTGCGCCACCACCGCCAACTACGATCAGGACAAGCTCTATGGCTTCTGTCCTACCCGAG CCGACTCGACGGTGACTGGGGGCAACTCGGCGGGAGAGCTGTGCGTCTTCCCCTTCACCTTCCTGGGCAAGGAGTACTCGACCTGCACCAGAGAGGGCCGCAATGATGGGCACCTCTGGTGTGCCACCACCTCGAACTTCGACAGAGACAAGAAGTGGGGCTTCTGCCCAGACCAAG GATACAGCCTGTTCCTTGTGGCTGCACACGAGTTCGGCCACGCTCTGGGCTTAGATCACTCGTCTGTGCCAGAGGCGCTCATGTACCCCATGTACAGCTACACTGAGGAGAACCCCCTGCATGAGGACGATGTGAGGGGCATCCAGTATCTGTATG GTTCTCGCCCTAAACCTGAACCACGGCCTCCAACCACCACCACAGCTGAACCCCAGCCCACGGCTCCCCCGACGGTCTGCGTCACCGGGCCTCCCACTACCCGCCCCTCAGAGGGCCCCACTGCTGGCCCCACAGGCCCCCCTTCAGCTGGTCCCACAGGTCCCCCCACTGCTGGCCCTTCTGCGGCCCCTACAGCGCCCTTGGATCCAGCAGAGGATGTCTGCAAAGTGGAGATCTTCGATGCCATCGCCGAGATCGGCAATCGTCTGCATTTCTTCAAGGACgg gaggtactggagactctCTGAGCGCGGGGGACGCTGGGTGCAGGGCCCCTTCCTTATCAAGAACACGTGGCCTGCGCTGCCCCGAAAGCTAGACTCTGCATTTGAGGAGCCACTCACCAAgaagattttcttcttctctg GGCGCAAAGTGTGGGTGTACACAGGCGAGTCGGTGCTAGGCCCGAGGCGTCTGGACAAGCTAGGCTTGGGACCGGAGGTGCCCCAGGTCACCGGGGCCCTCCCGCGCGCCGAGGGTAAGGTGTTGCTGTTCAGCAGGCAGAACTTCTGGAG GTTCGATGTGAAGACGCAGAAAGTGGATCCCCGGAGCGCCACCCCCGTAGACCAGATGTTCTCCGGGGTGCCCTTGAACACTCACGACATCTTCCAGTACCAAG